One region of Oscillatoria salina IIICB1 genomic DNA includes:
- a CDS encoding MFS transporter, with protein sequence MFRDPRILVLLAAGSLTTMAGGVVSPVLPEIIEQLQLDPALAGNLVSLHCLTIALFSPPLGILADRIGRLRILIPSLVGYAIFGTAGAFIDDLAPLLVTRGLLGAASGGIAAASLGLLGSMYEGEARSQALGYATSTLTLTGIAFPLLGGWVGSFDWHYAFYLYAIAFPLAFLTALTFGKQPPQKPKTKVKSDSLGLTTVLGNPETLRLLLTLSLASIAMYAVVIYAPIYLKQTIGAGSTLNGIVLASRAVGAAIISAFGAKPLAKKIGGAGAIALGFGLMALTLITIPVLSQLSLILVTAVFFGVGFGLVLPNLYNSLANLAPSELRSSVLAAGTGAGFLGQFVSPLLLGIIFGFSGLEMVFYVAAIVAMTAGFLLFVPRTSPPNP encoded by the coding sequence ATGTTTCGAGATCCTAGAATATTAGTCTTGCTTGCCGCAGGTTCTTTGACGACAATGGCAGGAGGAGTTGTTTCCCCGGTATTGCCAGAAATAATCGAACAGTTACAATTAGATCCAGCTTTGGCAGGTAATTTAGTTAGTCTTCATTGCTTGACAATTGCGCTGTTTAGCCCTCCCTTGGGGATTTTGGCAGATCGGATCGGGAGATTGCGGATCTTGATTCCTAGTTTGGTTGGTTATGCTATTTTTGGCACGGCTGGGGCTTTTATTGACGATCTCGCGCCGTTATTAGTCACTCGTGGTTTATTGGGGGCTGCTAGTGGTGGAATTGCGGCAGCGAGTTTAGGTTTGTTAGGCAGTATGTATGAAGGTGAGGCGCGATCGCAAGCCCTCGGTTACGCTACTAGCACTTTAACTCTGACGGGGATTGCTTTTCCGCTTTTGGGGGGCTGGGTAGGTTCGTTTGATTGGCATTATGCCTTTTATTTGTACGCGATCGCCTTTCCTCTGGCTTTCTTAACTGCGTTAACTTTTGGTAAGCAACCGCCCCAAAAGCCCAAAACTAAGGTAAAGTCAGATTCTCTCGGACTGACGACGGTTTTAGGTAATCCAGAAACGCTGCGACTGTTATTAACCCTCTCTCTCGCTTCAATTGCCATGTATGCTGTGGTTATTTACGCCCCTATCTACCTCAAACAAACAATTGGGGCAGGAAGTACCCTTAATGGTATTGTCTTAGCTAGCAGAGCCGTAGGAGCAGCAATTATCTCCGCTTTTGGCGCAAAACCCCTGGCGAAAAAAATTGGTGGGGCTGGCGCGATCGCCCTTGGCTTTGGTTTAATGGCACTGACTTTAATTACAATTCCTGTGTTATCTCAACTGAGTTTAATTCTCGTCACCGCCGTATTTTTTGGCGTAGGATTTGGCTTAGTTTTACCGAATTTATACAATAGTTTAGCCAATCTTGCTCCCTCAGAATTACGTTCCAGCGTCCTCGCTGCGGGAACTGGCGCAGGATTTTTAGGACAATTTGTGTCGCCTTTACTGTTAGGAATTATTTTCGGTTTTAGCGGCTTAGAAATGGTTTTTTATGTGGCGGCAATAGTGGCGATGACAGCCGGATTTTTGTTGTTTGTCCCTCGCACCTCTCCCCCTAACCCCC